DNA sequence from the Paenibacillus azoreducens genome:
GTCATCGGGATATCCCGTAGAGTGGATCAATCCAAAGCCATTCAGGCGGGAAGCATAACGCTCGGCAAAGGAAAGAGTGATGTAGCCGCCCATGGAATGGCCTAACATGGTCACCTTCGGCAGCTTCAGCTCGTCCAAAAGCTTCAGGAGATCATCCGCCATTTGCTCGATGGAATAAGCGCCAAGCGGGGCATCCGACGAACCATGTCCGCGCAGATCCGGCACTATGCAGCGGCAGCTTTTGGATAACAGCGGTACGACACGCTCCCAATATTCCGAACTGCCGCAAAATCCGTGCAAAAGCACTACAGCATCTCCCTGACCCTGGTCAGAAAACACAAGCGTATATCCGTCGCAAATTACTTTTTCCATCATGGATTCCTTCTTTCTTTATTTCAATTTTGGAATCGATTCGATCCTGCTTATAACTCAAGATTTGGCGTTTGTCGATATCCCGAGTTATGTATATACTTAAGCCAACGGCCAGCCGTTGAAACGCTTCCCTTCGGTTTGGTTCCAAAGTCCGAACGCCTCTGCGGCAGCCGAGGCAATCTGCCCGGCCATCGTCATTACATGGTACAGCGAGGTCATTTGCAGCGTAGAGTACGGCCTGGGACCCGCCGCGTTCACGATGCCGGCAATGCTATAATGTCCTACGGCCGGCAGCGTATGCCCTACCGATTGCGCCGGAAAAAGCGGCTCATCCGAAACCAGATAGCTTCCGACGGAATTCGGCTGCCCCAGGCAGGCATCGATGGCAACAATGACCTGATCTCCAGGAATGCTCGCAATGCTCTCTTCGAGACTGGAAGCGTCGCATGGAGAAGACAGCGTGCCAATGACGCGGGGAAAACCATAGGCGGCCAGTTCGCTCCCTGTCAGCGGGCCAAGCGCGTCCCCTGTCGAGCGGTCCGTTCCAATGCATAAAAAAGTAATCTGATCCAAATGATGTTGGCTGTGAATCTCCGCCAAAAAATCGCGGAGTCCGGCAGCCTGAATTTTTTGGCGGCTTCCGCCCTTTCCCCGGATCAAATGAGGGTCTTGAAAAGACATGGCTTGCGGGCCCTCCTTGCTCGTAACAGCAGTTTTCTTTTGATTTTACTGCAAAACGGCCGGCAATAAAAATCATTTTCTGTGCCGGGCGAAAAAGTCATGCTACAATGGTTACAGTTTGCCTGCAAGTGCGAGTTCAAAAAGGCCGGTTTTCAGCACCGAGAAGGTTGGAAGAAGCTAGGGACGAAAGGAGCGGAGCGTACGTAGTGGGTACGTGAGCACCGGAAGGCCCGGCTGAATTCAAGATTCGATGCCGAGTTCACTTCCTGATTCACTTCGTGTTAGATATAGAATTTATTCGTTATCTAGATACGCTGATAAAATTCTATATCGCAAGAAAAACTGCCGCTAAAGGTGGTCTGTCTGCTGTGAAGGTACGTCAATAGACGTTTTTCTTATCAAAAGCGGACTTTTTGAACAACCTCTGAAAGAATAGAAAACCGGAAAGGATGAACCCTATTTATGGATTTGTCTCAAAAAAATGCTGAAAATATCGAATATATGATCGAACAGATTAAAACCAAGCTGCGGATGGCCAGCGGCGCGGCTATGAGCTCCTCCGCCTTTTCGGTTGATCAATACGATGAGATCCGCGATGTATACGATCTTGTGATGACCAAATCGAACCTGAGCATCTCGGAAGTAGAGGCTTTAGCATCCGAGCTTGGCCGTTTACGCAACAAATAATCCGTTATCCGTTAAGCCAAAAAGCCCCCTCATGTCCTGCCGTCAGCACGTATGCGAGCAAGGAGCATAAGGGGGCTTTGATTATGACAGCTTTCTCAGGGAATTTCCGCGAGTATAAATTCCGCCTCCCCTTCGCTGCTTGTTCCTTTGATATAAAGATTGCAGCTCTTGCGAATGCGGGCCGAATCTCCCGGTTCCAGCTGGAATACGCCGTCATCGCAGCCGACTTCAAGATGGCCGGAAATCAGGAATAGATATACTCTCTTGTTTTCGCTTTGGCCGAGCACAAGTTCCCGTCCCGTTTCCAGCACGGGAATATAAAGCGATATATCCGCATGAATCGGCAACCCTGCTGTATTGCCCTGACCGGCAGCTCCCGATGCGACAGGGATGCATTTGTTCAGCCGTTCCTCCCTCGAAAAGTTCCGTGAACGCCATGACGGTTCATGGCATGGCCTGGAGGGCAGAAACCACATCTGTATAAACCGGACAGGTTCTTCTGCGGACGGGTTCCTCTCTGAATGGCTGATTCCCGTGCCGGCGCTCATGACTTGAACCGTTCCGGCAGGAAGAAGGGTATTATTGCCAAGGTTATCTTGATGCTCAAGCGTGCCGGTTACCACATAGCTCACAATTTCCAAATCATGATGGGGATGTTCCTTAAAACCTTGCATCGGACTCAAGCAGTTGTCGTTATGTGCCAGTATACAACCGAAATGCGCGTTGCTCGGATCATCATAATCGGCAAACGAAAAGCTGAATTCACTGCGAATCCACTCTTTCTCCGAGGTATGACGCTCCGCCGAAGTTACCACTCTAATCATTTGCATCCGCCTCCATGAGAAATGATTACGGGACTTAAAGCTAACTCCAAGTCGGTTGGTATCCCGTTTAGGTTGGAATACGTAATGTTTACCCCAAAGCCATGATAGCTAAAACATCTTTGTGCGCCGAAACAAAGAAAAAGCCTCTCCCGAATGGAACGGGAAAAGCTTGTAACGACTTCTATGGCTGCGTGAATCGCAGCTGGAACACCGTGTCGGCGTATCCTACCTTTTTGCCTG
Encoded proteins:
- the yyaC gene encoding spore protease YyaC: MSFQDPHLIRGKGGSRQKIQAAGLRDFLAEIHSQHHLDQITFLCIGTDRSTGDALGPLTGSELAAYGFPRVIGTLSSPCDASSLEESIASIPGDQVIVAIDACLGQPNSVGSYLVSDEPLFPAQSVGHTLPAVGHYSIAGIVNAAGPRPYSTLQMTSLYHVMTMAGQIASAAAEAFGLWNQTEGKRFNGWPLA
- a CDS encoding pirin family protein, whose product is MIRVVTSAERHTSEKEWIRSEFSFSFADYDDPSNAHFGCILAHNDNCLSPMQGFKEHPHHDLEIVSYVVTGTLEHQDNLGNNTLLPAGTVQVMSAGTGISHSERNPSAEEPVRFIQMWFLPSRPCHEPSWRSRNFSREERLNKCIPVASGAAGQGNTAGLPIHADISLYIPVLETGRELVLGQSENKRVYLFLISGHLEVGCDDGVFQLEPGDSARIRKSCNLYIKGTSSEGEAEFILAEIP
- a CDS encoding DUF1128 domain-containing protein, whose product is MDLSQKNAENIEYMIEQIKTKLRMASGAAMSSSAFSVDQYDEIRDVYDLVMTKSNLSISEVEALASELGRLRNK